From Mycolicibacterium nivoides, a single genomic window includes:
- a CDS encoding single-stranded DNA-binding protein yields the protein MAGDTTITVVGNLTADPELRFTPSGAAVANFTVASTPRMFDRQSNEWKDGEALFLRCNIWREAAENVAESLTRGSRVIVTGRLKQRSFETREGEKRTVVEVEVDEIGPSLRYATAKVNKASRSGGGGGGGGFGGGGGGGSRQAEPKDDPWGSAPASGSFSGADDEPPF from the coding sequence GTGGCTGGTGACACCACCATCACAGTTGTCGGAAACCTGACTGCTGACCCGGAACTGCGTTTCACTCCGTCTGGCGCAGCCGTCGCCAACTTCACCGTTGCCTCGACGCCGCGAATGTTCGATCGGCAGAGCAACGAGTGGAAGGACGGCGAGGCGCTGTTCCTGCGGTGCAACATCTGGCGTGAGGCGGCCGAGAACGTGGCCGAGAGCCTCACCCGGGGTTCGCGGGTGATCGTCACCGGTCGGCTCAAGCAGCGTTCGTTCGAAACCCGTGAGGGTGAGAAGCGCACCGTTGTCGAGGTCGAGGTCGACGAGATCGGTCCGTCCCTGCGCTACGCCACGGCCAAGGTCAACAAGGCCAGCCGTAGTGGCGGCGGCGGCGGTGGCGGCGGCTTCGGCGGTGGTGGCGGCGGTGGTTCGCGCCAGGCCGAGCCCAAGGACGATCCGTGGGGCAGTGCACCGGCGTCCGGCTCCTTCAGCGGGGCCGACGACGAGCCGCCGTTCTGA
- the rpsR gene encoding 30S ribosomal protein S18, which produces MAKSTKRRPAPEKPVKTRKCVFCSKKGKGQVIDYKDTALLRTYISERGKIRARRVTGNCVQHQRDVAIAVKNAREVALLPFGSSTR; this is translated from the coding sequence ATGGCCAAGTCCACAAAGCGACGGCCGGCACCGGAAAAGCCGGTCAAGACTCGTAAGTGCGTGTTCTGCTCCAAGAAGGGTAAGGGGCAGGTCATCGACTACAAGGACACTGCGCTGCTGCGCACCTACATCAGCGAGCGCGGCAAGATCCGTGCCCGCCGGGTGACCGGCAACTGCGTCCAGCACCAGCGCGATGTCGCCATCGCGGTGAAGAATGCCCGCGAGGTGGCTCTGCTGCCGTTCGGCTCGTCGACGCGGTAG
- the rplI gene encoding 50S ribosomal protein L9, giving the protein MKLILTAEVEHLGVAGDAVEVKDGYGRNYLLPRGLAIVASRGAERQADEIRRARDAKSIRGVEHANELKTALEGLGEVSLPVQAAADTGKLFGSVTAADVVAVIKKAGGPNLDKRTVQLPKAHIKTVGTHPVTVKLHTGVEAKVSLNVVAE; this is encoded by the coding sequence ATGAAGCTGATTCTCACCGCTGAGGTGGAACACCTGGGCGTCGCGGGCGACGCCGTCGAGGTCAAGGACGGCTACGGCCGTAACTACCTGCTGCCCCGTGGGCTGGCCATCGTGGCCTCCCGCGGTGCCGAGCGCCAGGCCGACGAGATCCGTCGGGCGCGCGATGCCAAGTCCATCCGTGGCGTCGAGCACGCCAACGAGCTCAAGACCGCGCTGGAGGGTCTGGGCGAGGTGTCGCTGCCGGTTCAGGCCGCTGCCGACACGGGCAAGCTGTTCGGCTCGGTCACCGCGGCCGATGTCGTGGCCGTGATCAAGAAGGCCGGCGGCCCCAACTTGGACAAGCGCACCGTGCAGCTGCCCAAGGCGCACATCAAGACGGTCGGCACGCATCCGGTCACCGTGAAGCTGCACACCGGGGTGGAAGCCAAGGTGTCGCTGAACGTCGTCGCGGAGTAA